From one Acidobacteriota bacterium genomic stretch:
- a CDS encoding histone deacetylase — MRAFTHESFAAHDTGPIHPESARRLLWAIEGCRRAGIEPEQPPPHDATEAVIRKVHSDEYIESFASAIAVAPAMFMTPDNVISPETWSAAWNAVGTALSAADAIMSDPRDGVFVIARPPGHHAERNAAFGFCYFNTIACAAEYLLDRHGLDRVFILDWDVHHGNGTQHIFERRSDVFYLSLHGWPFYPGTGRAEERGTGEGEGATRNFPLATGTSDRDYLRIFEREVVKEIEGYRPDAILISAGFDAHLRDPLGNLALTEEAFREMTLMTRELARRLCHGRILSLLEGGYDHEALAASVAAHLR; from the coding sequence GTGAGAGCGTTCACGCACGAATCGTTCGCCGCTCACGACACCGGTCCGATCCATCCGGAAAGCGCCCGGCGGCTCCTCTGGGCCATCGAAGGTTGTCGCCGCGCCGGGATCGAGCCGGAGCAACCCCCACCCCACGACGCGACCGAAGCGGTCATCCGAAAGGTTCACTCGGACGAATACATCGAGAGCTTCGCCAGCGCCATCGCTGTTGCGCCGGCGATGTTCATGACACCCGACAACGTCATCTCACCCGAAACGTGGAGTGCCGCATGGAACGCGGTGGGGACCGCGCTCTCCGCCGCGGATGCGATCATGAGCGACCCGCGGGACGGCGTCTTCGTGATCGCGCGGCCTCCAGGACATCACGCCGAGCGGAACGCCGCTTTCGGATTCTGCTACTTCAACACGATCGCCTGCGCCGCGGAGTATCTTCTCGATCGTCACGGGCTCGACCGGGTCTTCATTCTCGACTGGGACGTCCATCACGGGAACGGTACGCAGCACATCTTCGAGCGCCGCTCCGACGTCTTCTACCTCTCGCTTCACGGCTGGCCCTTCTATCCCGGCACGGGTCGCGCAGAAGAGAGAGGAACGGGAGAGGGAGAAGGAGCCACGCGCAACTTTCCGCTCGCTACGGGAACGAGCGATCGCGACTATCTCCGGATCTTCGAGCGGGAGGTCGTCAAGGAGATCGAGGGCTATCGTCCGGACGCGATTCTGATCTCGGCCGGGTTCGATGCGCACCTCCGAGACCCGCTCGGCAATCTCGCTCTGACCGAGGAGGCGTTTCGCGAGATGACGCTCATGACGCGCGAACTGGCTCGACGGCTCTGCCACGGGCGCATTCTCTCGCTTCTGGAGGGGGGCTACGATCACGAGGCGCTGGCGGCCAGCGTAGCGGCGCATCTCCGCTGA
- a CDS encoding sigma-70 family RNA polymerase sigma factor — MGNLANPHPGTPVGAAADSGFRALYEEHYEFLVSLAMRKYDVPRDEAATLTHDVFLNFYTSRRPIEQARAYLTVGVCRACSEYWRKRSREETQAEPTTGSSGDTSEDSLVTRLTIQAALRLLKDRCRDTLQLYFVEGCTAKEVAVELGTTRRYAEKLIRNCLGKLRLIYSDLTEN; from the coding sequence ATGGGGAACCTCGCCAACCCGCATCCCGGGACGCCGGTCGGTGCCGCTGCCGATTCCGGCTTTCGCGCACTCTACGAGGAGCATTACGAGTTCCTCGTATCACTCGCGATGCGCAAATACGACGTGCCGCGGGACGAAGCCGCCACCCTGACTCATGACGTCTTTCTCAACTTCTACACCTCGAGACGACCCATCGAGCAGGCTCGCGCGTATCTCACCGTCGGGGTCTGCCGGGCATGCAGCGAGTACTGGCGCAAGCGGAGTCGCGAAGAGACACAGGCCGAACCGACGACGGGTAGTTCCGGCGACACCTCCGAGGACTCGCTCGTCACTCGTTTGACGATTCAGGCGGCACTCCGTCTGCTCAAGGACCGTTGTCGCGACACGCTTCAGCTGTACTTCGTCGAAGGCTGCACGGCCAAGGAAGTGGCCGTCGAGCTCGGCACCACACGGCGTTACGCCGAAAAACTCATTCGAAACTGTCTTGGAAAACTTCGTCTCATCTACTCGGACCTAACGGAGAACTGA
- a CDS encoding tetratricopeptide repeat protein, whose amino-acid sequence MSHLTEDALFQYHLSSGPRDVDVQSHVTECHSCAGRLEELQSFVGILRDPESWGNGRKSPMLSDNAVIESLEQIEVDLADERAAADIVIALTPPAELERAITTSDPTAGLVHALVDRSYTEVERTPAEGERFARLAVFASSRLMSEDYPAVVIDTARGQAWRQLANALRVRGSFDEALHALDEARVAFEKTPVPDPELASLDYIRASICFTTGELDVARTLLEEACPTFNRFGDLQRYRNGQLLLAGVIERAGDVGNAVAIMQDLLKATSSDEPVFRGRVLLNLGVYLLRDDPPRAESYLQQSWRHLSSAGYRSSALRARWNLGRCAWYQGRHDQASEFLTSVYEEAAALGLDVEVAMIALDRAEIHLEKSEYEAVRDLCADALRTFRRVGARRFAAEAFSYLEISAKSESLTTEDLRFVRKFFASATEGEVAFSPPN is encoded by the coding sequence ATGTCTCACCTCACCGAAGATGCTCTCTTTCAATATCACCTCAGCTCCGGCCCGCGCGACGTCGACGTCCAGTCCCACGTTACGGAGTGTCATTCGTGTGCGGGGAGGCTCGAGGAGCTCCAGTCCTTCGTCGGGATCCTGCGGGACCCGGAGTCGTGGGGCAACGGCCGTAAGAGCCCGATGCTCAGCGACAACGCTGTCATCGAATCGCTCGAGCAGATCGAGGTCGATCTCGCGGACGAGCGGGCTGCCGCGGACATCGTGATCGCGCTGACGCCACCTGCCGAGCTCGAGCGGGCGATCACGACCTCCGATCCGACGGCCGGTCTCGTCCACGCGCTCGTCGACCGGTCGTACACGGAAGTCGAGCGAACCCCCGCCGAGGGCGAGCGATTCGCGCGTCTCGCGGTATTCGCATCGTCACGGCTGATGAGCGAAGACTACCCTGCGGTGGTCATCGACACGGCACGGGGACAGGCGTGGCGACAGCTCGCCAATGCCCTCCGGGTACGCGGCAGTTTCGACGAGGCGCTTCACGCGCTCGACGAAGCTCGCGTGGCGTTCGAGAAGACGCCCGTGCCCGATCCCGAGCTCGCTTCGCTCGACTACATCCGCGCTTCGATCTGCTTCACCACGGGAGAGCTCGATGTGGCGCGAACGCTTCTCGAAGAAGCATGTCCCACCTTCAATCGCTTCGGCGATTTGCAGAGATACAGGAATGGCCAGCTGCTCCTCGCCGGTGTGATCGAACGGGCGGGAGACGTCGGCAACGCGGTCGCGATCATGCAGGATCTCCTCAAGGCGACTTCGTCGGACGAGCCTGTTTTCCGCGGAAGGGTCCTTCTCAACCTCGGGGTCTATCTGTTGCGCGATGATCCTCCGCGCGCGGAGTCGTATCTGCAGCAGTCGTGGCGTCATCTCTCCTCGGCCGGCTATCGGAGCAGTGCGCTGCGAGCCCGCTGGAATCTCGGCCGCTGCGCCTGGTACCAGGGCCGCCATGATCAGGCGAGCGAGTTTCTCACGAGCGTCTACGAGGAAGCTGCGGCGCTCGGGCTCGACGTCGAGGTCGCGATGATCGCGCTCGACCGCGCCGAGATCCACCTCGAAAAAAGCGAATACGAAGCGGTCCGCGATCTCTGTGCCGATGCGCTCCGGACGTTCCGACGGGTCGGGGCGCGAAGATTCGCCGCCGAGGCCTTCAGCTATCTCGAGATCTCGGCAAAGTCGGAGTCTCTGACCACCGAGGACCTCCGCTTCGTCCGGAAGTTCTTCGCCTCGGCAACCGAGGGGGAAGTCGCTTTCAGCCCTCCCAACTAA
- a CDS encoding DUF1028 domain-containing protein, which yields MIRRTSFAATLLLSIMSILPLAASETVVVLPDGVAVGADGNPHYATFSLCAIDPETRESGVAVTTRVPFVGRAVPFVRAGVGAVATQAWTVVEYGSRGLDLLEEGFAPEEVLKRLLADDQGRERRQLGRTASHTGSGTGAWAGSRQGTNYTVQGNILVGPEVIEAVAAHFESTAGTGMALAERMILALEAGQAEGGDKRWGLFQSAAIRIADPNEPGRGGDNISLSIDVGEHEEPVGEMKRIYYRTARRLGYRSFSEIRGNDVIELKRMLHALGYWRADSEGVPEPPEFDIDRELMTSDPKRYEELVAAWREKRNAWDDRYALYDAETAEAVDAFREANGLEFQGNPAGLVDERFVEELRRQFYARARD from the coding sequence ATGATTCGAAGAACCTCATTCGCCGCCACACTGCTGCTCTCCATCATGTCGATTCTTCCGCTCGCTGCCTCGGAGACGGTCGTCGTCTTGCCGGACGGAGTCGCGGTGGGCGCAGACGGGAATCCGCACTACGCGACCTTTTCGCTCTGCGCGATCGACCCGGAGACCAGAGAGTCGGGTGTCGCGGTGACGACGAGGGTTCCGTTCGTCGGGCGGGCCGTCCCGTTCGTCCGCGCCGGAGTCGGTGCGGTAGCAACTCAGGCATGGACGGTCGTCGAGTACGGCTCGAGGGGGCTCGACCTTCTAGAGGAGGGGTTCGCCCCCGAGGAGGTGCTGAAGCGTCTCCTGGCGGACGACCAGGGTCGCGAGCGACGCCAGCTCGGAAGGACGGCGAGTCATACGGGGAGCGGAACGGGAGCCTGGGCGGGAAGCCGACAGGGGACGAACTACACCGTACAGGGGAACATTCTCGTCGGTCCGGAAGTGATCGAAGCTGTCGCAGCGCATTTCGAATCGACGGCCGGCACCGGGATGGCGCTGGCGGAACGGATGATTCTGGCGCTCGAGGCAGGGCAGGCGGAGGGGGGCGACAAGCGGTGGGGTCTCTTCCAGAGCGCCGCCATCCGGATCGCCGATCCGAACGAGCCCGGGCGCGGCGGCGACAACATCTCGCTCTCGATCGACGTTGGCGAGCACGAGGAGCCGGTCGGGGAGATGAAGCGGATCTACTACCGGACCGCCCGACGGCTCGGCTACCGGAGCTTCTCGGAGATTCGCGGCAACGACGTCATCGAGCTCAAGAGGATGCTCCACGCGCTCGGCTACTGGAGGGCGGACTCGGAAGGGGTTCCGGAGCCGCCGGAGTTCGACATCGATCGTGAGCTGATGACCTCCGATCCGAAGCGCTACGAGGAGCTCGTCGCAGCATGGAGAGAGAAGCGGAACGCGTGGGACGACCGCTACGCACTCTATGACGCGGAGACCGCCGAGGCGGTGGACGCGTTTCGAGAGGCAAACGGGCTCGAGTTCCAGGGTAACCCGGCCGGGCTGGTCGACGAGCGCTTCGTCGAGGAGTTGCGGCGCCAGTTCTACGCCCGCGCTCGCGATTGA